Part of the Molothrus aeneus isolate 106 chromosome 8, BPBGC_Maene_1.0, whole genome shotgun sequence genome is shown below.
AGTGGAAGCACTCTGACatactgcagaaaaacaaagaacataTTATCtgtaaagtaaataaaaagaagagcATAAGGCAAGGAGCCAGGTTATGTGCATTACCTGGTCAGCCACAGCAGAATATTTCTTCATGTTACTCTGGAACTGACAATTTAACCCCAAGACAAATTCTACCATTGGTGTCAAGCTATTTACTGCTCTTCCTAATCCAGTCTCATGCTCTTCctaggaagaggaaaaagaaattaaaccagAACATGGCTGTTCCTTCATCTACATTTGTAAGAAGTTACTGTGTACATATCCATGTAATAATATGCTATTTAGTACATTACAGCTTGTGGGGGTGAAATGGGAGAGACAATTATGGTCAGGTGGTAAAGCAGACACAGGTAAAGAGCATCAGAAAAAATGCTATACATTTACAGAACCCCTTTTGATCAAAATCAGTTTCAAATATTTAAGTAGGAGTATGCAACTGTACTAACAATTaatctcagcagctctgctttacAATCAAGTGATAGATTCTCATGCTGTGTTATTTTTTCAGATATGTGAGAAACTTCAGTAGACACCAATTCTTTAAGAGAGGCAAAAGATGCTGATACAATTGATGCAAGAATATCTGCTGTAGAAGAACTGGTAGACAGGAGGTCACCTGCAAAAGAAACCCAGAGTtacaaactttttaaaaattcccctGTAAGATAGAACTCTTTTTATTACTCATTACTTTATTGCCCCTTACAGGAAGGCTGTGGATCATCCCAGACACATCATTACTGGTGCAACTGTAATCATTATGTCCCTTAAATAAAGTCACCTCTTTCCTAAAACAGATACATTTTAGGAAGTGGTCTTTGAGATTACTGCAGGATGACTACTAATACAGGTATTACACTTACCTATAAAATTTGTGTAATATGTCAACATCTGTTGCTGCTTCAAACTGTTTTCAGTAATTGAATCTTGTATTTTGCTGAATGAAGCATTCATTTGTCCTGCAAAGGTATTTTGGACAACAGCATTGTGCTGATCAACAGCCCTCTTACGGTCCAGTTTCGCGTGGAGCCCAGACACATCTCTTGTCGTTTCTTCAACTGTACTTAGTAACTagaatttttaaagttatttcagTAAGTCTTGAAACAAGAAGTCAAGCATATATTATATAAGGAAAGGCAACAAAAGTTCTGAGTTAAAGAAGTTATCTCTCTAGGAAAACAGGTATTTCCCTTTACATCATCAAATTACCCTGGACCCTGGTGTTATATCATTTATGCTTTTAGAACATGGGAAAAAAGTTACCTACTAGAGaccatttcttctgctttaaaatCAAAGCATTAATAAATTACTCCCTCAGTATTTAAGGAATAAAGGTATCATTTATCTCAGAATAGTAACTGAAAAATACCTGAGCACATCAACTTTTTTCTGAACAATCTGACAGTAAATATATTCTTCAATATAGTACTAAAACAAGAGGTTTTAGTACTAGTCCTGTGATAAACAATTTAGAATTCATACAAATAGTGAAGTCCTTTTATGTAGTGAgcataaataatttctgtacCTATTTGTCTCAAACACTCCACAACCCACATGTAAAAAACAGGCATTCCCTCGTAATCTTACAGGAATccaaatagaaagaaatagtCATGGTGCCTGAAGGTACAAGTTTCATCACTTTGCAGTTTAAATAGCAGGACACACTCTCTCCCTACCTCAAGTGTGTTTTGATAATTACTTATTCTGCAAAAAACCTCATGATAGTAGATACTGTAAAGCACTGGAACTCCCATGACAAACTGGCCTGAAGGAAAGTTAGTTCCAGACCAACCAGTGTTTAGCAGTCAGCTGTCAATACTACCACAGAGAAAGTCCTGCAATCTAATCCTAGTTTTCCATCTTAAATTCAGGTCATGTCTCACTCACATCATGCTTTAGCAACAATAGCCCATCCAACTCCCAAAAATAGGAAGCTGTTTTACATTAGGTACAAGAACTGTGACAACCTGGCTAGCTGTGCCATGAAGCTCTTGTTCAGTATTTTCCAAAACTGAAACCACGTATTCTTCTTCAGCCAGCTGAACTTTGGTTTCTTGCAGatctttctgtgtttcttcCAGTTCTTTCTCCTTGATCTGCAAATCTGTTTTACACTGTTCAAGTTCATTTTTACTGACTCTGAATAGCTCAGTGACCTAAATAGGAAGATAATCAAAAAGGCAACACCACTTTTTATAAATCTGACAGTCTCATTTCACATCTCTCAAATTACATTACAATGACAGAAGGCAAATTGTCATCTAGCAATGTAACTTCAGCTGTAGGACTCCAGTCTTAAACCTAAACTACAGGTTTGTATAGTCTTGGTAATCACTGAAAATATCAAGCCAACACCATTCTCACTGTAATAATTGCTTGCTTCTCCTCTGAAAACATAAGAGCAAACTACCATtacagcacacagaaaagaatTCCACTGAACAAACATAACCAGAGAGACTGAGAAGAGCCAGTAAAGCTTATTACATGGAGGAGTTACATATACCAGCAAATTAATATCTACATTTCCCATAAACAAGGAGCTCCAATTTTTGTGTAATTTGTTAAAGGAAGCTCATGACCACTCTCCTCTAATTCTTTGTTCCTAAGCAGATAGATACCTGTCAACCGAGATTATATCATTTTATAAGAAGATTTTTTGCTGAAAattcagcaaagaaaattatAGTAGTAGACatgaaaacagctttaaaaataagtaCTGCAATCTGCAATTTCATATACATTATTTCAAATTCCTAACTTCAAGGACTAGGAAGCTTTCATTCTTGACTAATTGGGGAACTTTAagaccaacaacaacaaaaccaatcTTCTGACTGTTCTTTCTTcaaacttttttcctccttttgacAGGAGGAAtgaatttcttccattttttggCAGATTTAAGCCACAGTTGAAAAACATCACTTACCCTTTTCACTTCTTCCTCCATGACACTGATTTTGTCAATATACTCTGTCATTTGTTCTTCCTGGACTGTCAGCTTTCCATTAAGGGCTCTCAAGCAaggattaaaataaatgaacaaattAGTCATGTAAGACACAGTTTCAAGATTTACACTAAGTTTTCAGTAATTCTGGAAAATTCTATACGAATAGCAAGTAATTTTCACTAAAGGCAGAGAAGATTTAAGGCAATTTTCTATTGTAAACTTTCTAGCCCTATTTAAAGTGAAGTATATCAAGTTTACTTTCCTGTATCAGCgtccactgaaaaaaaaaaaaaaggctgcatGTGTAAATCTGCATGCTGGCTAATGCTTAGGGTAAGTTCCACACATACATAAATTCCTCAGTGCAAGCCTATTAGATTTTATCTGTATAATCATTAATTTTGAAAGAACAAGTTGACCAAACAGTTAAGTTTCCCTATCTTCAACTTCCTGgattaaaaatatatctgaaaGTATTTCTGTATAAGTATAGGTACCAGTATCTGAGATTTGTTGCTAATTATTTTATAGAAATTTTGCAGACATACTCATAGTTTTCAACAGACATATAGACTCCATTTTTCTCTCGAGCAGCAGCAAGGTCTCGCTTCAGACGCTCAATCTCTTCAGTGTATTCCTGCATAAAGAAACAACCACACGTAAACATGAACATTTCTATTCTGGTTTTGATATTTAGCTGAACAGATACTGCACAAAGGTAGTGCTCTACAGAAGTTTTGCATAAGCACAAGAGCAAAGCACTTCACCTCTCTTCTAAGTTCAGTATAGCACCATTTAAATTCACATCATTGACTATACGTAGAGCACTGAAACTTTCCATTTGAAGGCCATACTCGGTTGCATTTAGCAGCTTACAAGGGGAATCCCAACTTCCTTAGGGACAGAGCTACTTTACACTGGCTCTTCACTTGTACTTACTGACAAGTTCCCTTTAACTCAGGCACTTTCTAGGGAAAGCGCAAAATTGCAAACATGTAATCCCCACAGTCACAGCTAGTAGCAATAGGCCTCTGTTCAACTTCAGCCTTATTAACAGCTCCAGTATCTGCAGGGACCATGGCAATGTAAGTGCAGCTTTAGTTTAAAAGCATCAGTTCAGTAATTAAAATCACTTCAGACAAGCACAGCTACTAGTTACAGTTTCTTCTGTACTCATAACTCCTGTACAGCAAAGATTACATTAACAAGAAGTCACACCTAACCTGtaacttaattttttaagatATATGTCTAGTTACCTTAATAAGAGCTTTTTTGGTTAGCTTCTGATTAACTTCAGGCTTGTTCATGATGTTCTTTGCTCTATGGGCATATTCCAGTGTACTCAATGTTTCCTGTGCAAAACAGATGTAACACTAGGTCAAGCTGATGAATTAACTCATATTTTTGTATCATTAGCAAAATTATTCCTAAAATATTACTTATTTTAGGAATAGGTTTTCATACTTTAAATTTACCTCAAGATTTACAGATGCAGGTGAAATCGTGGCAATTATTGATGTTTTTGTCCGTCCTCCAAGAGAGTCTTGAAGGATTCTTGTGAGTTTAGATTCCCTGTATGGAATATGAGGGGCTCTTTCCACTAGAGCAGTAATAACTCTTCCAAGTGTCAGCAGAGATTGGTTGATATTTCCAGCTTCACGAGCTCTTTTGTCAACAGCCCCAGATCGACCAATGTTTTCACTTCCTGCAAGATCAACCTGAAAGGCAGGTTATGCTTCTGTCTCAATCACCCTGGTGAATGCTTGCCCCAAAGTCTTGCAGAATACATAAAAGAGCTAACTAGTTTTTCAGGAGACACTGGGGTCACAAATGGGACTGATATTTTTCAGAGTGACAAACATACGCCACATCACTTTATGAGAGCaataatttttccctttatcaggaaaaaaactcTAATAAACTCCAGTACATGGCTAAAAATTCTATCAATTACACTTAGTTCAAATACTTACCAAGTTTAGCTTTCCAATTTTAACAAGTTCTTCTCCATCTACCGTTGTCTCTTTCATATGGATGGTGATTGAAAACACAGAGTGGGAACGGCTGCAAAAGAAACCAGTTTCAGATGTTCCATTAAAGCCAAATATCTAGTTGTTATATGACTGCTGCAAGTTTTGTGCTCTTTATAGAGAATACATTTAGCCCATGAACtacaaattacatttttaatacacAAAGTTATTCTGCTAAGTATAAttttgtatgtgtatatatgaatttgtatttaaaacCAGTGATGAGGCAACTGGTTGACATTTGATTTATTCAATCCTATAGATTTTCTCTTATTTCaaggaaaagcaagagaaatgCCTTGGTTTTGCCTACATTTGAGTATTCTCAACTCACAAGCATCACATGAAAACTGacttgcaaatttttttttcagtccttaTGATAAGAACAGTTTCACAGAATGTGAGATTAAGGAACTTTCCTTATGCAGGTTAAGAAAATTCAGCAACTAGCTGAattcaatattaaaaatttagaaGTTCAATTAGTTTTTCAATCAAAAATAGTAATACAGTTtaagatcatagaatcatggaatggttgcATCTAGCTCCAACCCTGCtaccatgggcaaggacacctcccactagaccagactgctcaaagccccatccaacatggccttggacacttctagggatggaGCACTCACAATTTCTCTGGTCAAcatgttccagtgtttcactaTTCTCATAGTAATAATGATTTTAGCTTGAGTTTATTCCTTTAATAAGCTTTTACTGCAGGAAGCTGACATATATAGAAAGCCATAGATGTTGAATTATACCAGTTTGACCATACATAAAACACCTCTGGCACATCAATTTCCAAAATTCCCTGGAATCTCAGACAAAATGAGTTCTGTGTTCCAATCAGTGGTAGAAAATACCCATTTCCTTCCACCAGTAGACAGACATGCTCAGTATatcttgaaattaaaatacaatacaGAGAGGGTACATTACTTACTGTTCCAGCACTGGATCACTGCTTTTCACAGTGATATAGATTTCACATCTGCAGCTCAAGAATGTGAAAGCAGTAATAAAAAGAATGCTATTTCTGACCCAGGTGTCCCTATTACATTCTATGACCTGCAACCATATGAAGCAGCCCTTATTGCCATAGAATATTATCCCCAGCTTCCACAACCTAATTTGCAAATTTTACAGaagctggctggggttaaaccatgacacccCTTCATACACCTATTGCAATCATCCCACAGCACGTGGTAAGGAAGATATTGTAACTCTGGCATTCTAACCAACATTTGATAGTCTGCACTGTGATAGATATGATGTCATGTTTGCACTAGCTGCTTACTTCTTCAGTAAGATTCTGTTtaacaaagaacaaaacaaggTTTCTGAAATAGGGAAGACTTTTACCTGGAATATGCATTCATGTAAGTAGCTGCGGTTGTTCTTTTGGCTGCACCCCTTTCCAGGATTTGGTAAACTTGATTTTTGTTGTGCACAGTTACTTCTTCCAAGCCTTTAATAATTACACCCCTCTGTCAGAAATTAATACATGCTTATTATACATCTCTCAACAATTCTGAAAGCCTCAAGACAACAAATTTTGTAGCACTCACCTTATTTCGAGGATCATCAAACATCTGCAGTCTTTCTCCAACATCAGGAGTAGGATTCAGAAGATCAAAAAGCTCCTcattatagatttccaaaagagAGACTTTCACTGAAAATTCTGTCCCATTCTCTGTGagtttttcaaatatttgatGCAATGTACGGGGTATGATACCTGCTAGCGGATCctataaattaaaaagaaatatttaatttataaatgtaCTGAAAGAGATTTGGAGCTAGGGCATACAGTTTCAACTAAACAGTCTGACTGGATATAAATAAGAATAAAGATGACCTTCCATATAAAAGTCACCAAGAGTTGAGTGCAATACATGGAAGATGTTTAatttcatgaaaagatgtcCTTTTCATAGAAATGAATGAGATTATGTGTTAATCTACAAATATGTAAGGAAAGTCAGCTTCAGAATTTGAAACTTTCAGTTTTCCTTAGCCTTC
Proteins encoded:
- the KIF11 gene encoding kinesin-like protein KIF11 — protein: MASFGSQGGGTKKEEKGKNIQVVVRCRPFNASELKVNSYAVVDCDQARKEVSIRTGGVTDKSSRKTYTFDMVFGAQAKQIDVYRSVVCPILDEVIMGYNCTVFAYGQTGTGKTFTMEGERSPNEEYTWEEDPLAGIIPRTLHQIFEKLTENGTEFSVKVSLLEIYNEELFDLLNPTPDVGERLQMFDDPRNKRGVIIKGLEEVTVHNKNQVYQILERGAAKRTTAATYMNAYSSRSHSVFSITIHMKETTVDGEELVKIGKLNLVDLAGSENIGRSGAVDKRAREAGNINQSLLTLGRVITALVERAPHIPYRESKLTRILQDSLGGRTKTSIIATISPASVNLEETLSTLEYAHRAKNIMNKPEVNQKLTKKALIKEYTEEIERLKRDLAAAREKNGVYMSVENYEALNGKLTVQEEQMTEYIDKISVMEEEVKRVTELFRVSKNELEQCKTDLQIKEKELEETQKDLQETKVQLAEEEYVVSVLENTEQELHGTASQLLSTVEETTRDVSGLHAKLDRKRAVDQHNAVVQNTFAGQMNASFSKIQDSITENSLKQQQMLTYYTNFIGDLLSTSSSTADILASIVSASFASLKELVSTEVSHISEKITQHENLSLDCKAELLRLIEEHETGLGRAVNSLTPMVEFVLGLNCQFQSNMKKYSAVADQMEDHKKEMDTFFGELSLTLKKIQEQTAGGFAQLQHNCDSLKEEVEMTRLAHRKSAAELMSSLQSQLDLFAQETQKNLTDVLTRNGSLKTTITAMQENVHLKTTDLVSSTNSNHSKFTASLDNFSQELRSINAENKAMLEESNDHCQHLLTNLKNVAQHTNTWGEFTTAQMVNFTNQHLLSFKDEKQQFQYLQKKNEENCDKAIAEIADHIGSQKAAEEKVLNGLLDQIQVDQEILVEQKLALKEEVQHGLAQVNGFLQEDLKVDVPTGTTPQRKDYFYPVTLVRTEPRQLLLEQLRQKQPNLDAMLSNVGREMEDSAGQDLLEEEVLQEPSESLACDKYSMDANVYCHTNGGIPFFQHKRSLKKGKENKSATPMENKMEDMTEELPQKSKHPLRLLN